The Prionailurus bengalensis isolate Pbe53 chromosome A3, Fcat_Pben_1.1_paternal_pri, whole genome shotgun sequence genome includes a window with the following:
- the NLRC4 gene encoding NLR family CARD domain-containing protein 4 has protein sequence MLRCTFYVNKSMCVFSPISSVNFIKENSQVLIQRMGMTVIKQIVDELFVWNVLNYEEVSVICCEKVEQDAARGIIHMILKKGSESCNLFLKSLEKWNYPLFQDLNGQSLSKQMSEEVLDDLAQSLKYLYNTPSFLNFYPLGEDFDIIFNLKSTFTEPVLWKKDHHHHRLEQLTLDGLLDTLQSPCIIEGESGKGKSTLLQQIAMLWASGTCGALTKFKLVFFVRLSRAQGGLLETLCDQLLDIPDTIRKQTFMAMLLKLRQRVLFLLDGYNEFKAQNCPEIEALIKENHRFKNTVIVTTTTECLRHIRQFGALIAEVGDMTEDSAQTLIREVLMKEHAEGLLLQIRKSRCLRNLMKTPLFVVITCVIQMGESEFHSYTQTTLFRTFYDLLIQKNKYKLKGLAAGDFAQSLNHCGDLALEGVFSHRFDFQPEDMSSVNEDVLLTTGLLCKYTAQQFKPKYKFFHNSFQEYIAGRRLSSLLKSQEPEEVTKGKGYLQKMVFISDITSKYSNLLLYTCGSSPEATRTVLEHLAAVYQHGSLLGLSVTQKPLWRQESIQNVKNTTVQETLKAINISSFTECGINLFHESISKSDLSKEFEAFFCGKSLYINSENIPDYLFDFFEHLPNCASALDFIKLDFYGEAMALRDTTTEDTSRTQEGSSETYIPSRAVSLFFNWKQEFKTLEVTLRDFSKLNKQDIKYLGKIFSSAKNLRLCIKRCAGVAGSFSLVLRTCKNIYSLILEASPLTIEDEQHITSVTNLKTLSIQDLQTPRLPGGLTDSLGNLKNLMKLILYNIKMNEEDAIKLAEGLTNLKKLCLLHITHLSDIGKGMDYIVKSLSAEPCDLEEIQLVSCCLSANAMKTLAQNLHNLAKLSILDLSENHLEKDGNEALHELIDRLYILEQLTVLMLPWWSDVRVSLTRLLEQLEGALRLIKLGLKNWRLTDAEIRILGAFFEKKPLKNFQQLDLAGNCVSSDGWLGFMNVFENLKQLVFFYFSTTRFLPDAALVRKLGHVLSKLTFLQEGRLVGWQFDDDDISVIKGAFKLVT, from the exons ATGCTGAGATGTACATTTTACGTAAATAAATCGATGTGCGTGTTTTCCCCCATCTCCTCAGTGAATTTCATAAAGGAGAATAGTCAAGTGCTCATTCAAAGGATGGGAATGACTGTTATAAAGCAAATTGTGGACGAGCTATTTGTGTGGAATGTTCTGAATTACGAAGAAGTAAGTGTCATTTGCTGTGAGAAGGTTGAGCAGGATGCTGCAAGAGGGATCATTCACATGATTCTGAAGAAGGGTTCGGAATCCTGTAACCTCTTTCTCAAATCCCTTGAAAAATGGAACTATCCCCTGTTTCAGGACTTGAATGGACAAA GTCTTTCTAAGCAGATGTCAGAAGAAGTCTTAGATGATTTGGCTCAGAGTCTAAAGTATTTATACAATACTCCATCTTTCCTGAACTTCTATCCTCTGGGTGAAGACTTcgacattatttttaatttgaaaagcaCCTTCACAGAACCTGTTCTATGGAAGAAGGACCATCACCATCACCGATTGGAGCAGCTGACCCTGGATGGGCTGCTAGACACTCTTCAGAGTCCCTGCATCATTGAGGGGGAATCAGGCAAAGGGAAGTCCACTCTGCTGCAGCAAATCGCCATGCTCTGGGCTTCCGGAACGTGTGGGGCTCTCACCAAGTTCAAATTAGTCTTCTTTGTCCGTCTGAGCAGGGCCCAGGGTGGGCTCCTTGAAACTCTGTGTGATCAACTCCTGGATATACCTGACACCATCAGGAAGCAGACTTTCATGGCCATGCTGCTGAAGCTACGGCAGAgagttctgtttcttcttgatgGCTACAATGAATTCAAGGCCCAGAACTGCCCAGAGATTGAAGCCCTCATAAAGGAGAACCACCGCTTCAAGAATACGGTCATTGTCACCACGACCACTGAGTGCCTGAGACACATCAGGCAGTTTGGTGCCCTGATTGCCGAGGTAGGGGACATGACAGAGGACAGTGCCCAGACTCTCATCCGAGAAGTGCTGATGAAGGAGCATGCTGAAGGCTTGTTGCTCCAAATTAGGAAATCCAGATGCTTGAGGAACCTGATGAAGACCCCTCTCTTCGTGGTCATCACTTGTGTAATCCAGATGGGGGAAAGCGAGTTCCACTCCTACACACAAACAACACTGTTCCGCACCTTCTATGACCTGCTGATACAGAAGAACAAGTACAAACTTAAGGGGCTGGCTGCAGGTGActttgctcagagcctgaaccacTGTGGAGACCTAGCTCTGGAGGGTGTGTTCTCCCACAGGTTTGATTTCCAACCGGAGGACATGTCCAGTGTGAACGAGGATGTCCTACTGACAACTGGACTTCTCTGTAAATACACAGCTCAACAGTTCAAGCCAAAGTATAAATTCTTTCATAACTCCTTCCAGGAGTACATAGCAGGACGCAGACTCAGCAGTTTGCTGAAGTCTCAAGAGCCAGAGGAAGTGACCAAGGGGAAAGGTTATTTGCAGAAAATGGTTTTCATTTCAGACATTACATCCAAGTATAGCAACCTGCTCCTGTACACATGTGGATCATCTCCTGAAGCCACCAGGACTGTTCTGGAACACCTTGCAGCAGTGTATCAACATGGCAGCCTCCTTGGGCTCTCCGTCACCCAGAAGCCTCTCTGGAGGCAGGAGTCTatacaaaatgtgaaaaacacCACCGTGCAAGAAACTCTGAAAGCCATAAACATCAGTTCCTTTACAGAGTGTGGCATTAATCTATTCCATGAGAGTATATCCAAATCAGACCTGAGTAAAGAATTTGAAGCTTTCTTTTGTGGCAAAAGCTTATATATCAACTCAGAGAACATCCCCGATTACTTATTTGACTTCTTTGAACACTTGCCTAATTGTGCAAGTGCTCTGGACTTCATTAAACTGGACTTCTACGGAGAAGCTATGGCTTTGAGGGACACGACCACAGAAGACACAAGCAGGACTCAGGAAGGGTCCTCAGAAACCTACATTCCCAGCAGGGCTGTGTCTTTGTTCTTCAACTGGAAGCAGGAATTCAAGACTCTGGAGGTCACACTCCGGGACTTCAGCAAGTTGAATAAACAAGATATCAAATATCTGGGAAAGATATTCAGTTCTGCTAAAAACCTCAGATTGTGCATTAAGAGATGTGCTGGTGTGGCCGGAAGCTTTAGTTTGGTCCTCCGCACCTGTAAGAACATTTATTCTCTCATCCTGGAAGCCAGTCCGCTCACCATAGAAGATGAGCAGCATATCACATCCGTGACAAACCTAAAAACCTTGAGTATTCAGGACCTACAGACTCCACGGCTTCCAG gtgGTCTGACTGACAGCTTGGGTAATTTGAAGAATCTTATGAAGCTCATACTGTACAACATTaagatgaatgaagaagatgctATAAAATTAg CTGAAGGTCTGACAAACCTGAAGAAGTTGTGTTTACTTCATATAACCCACTTGTCTGACATTGGGAAGGGAATGGATTACATAGTAAAGTCTCTGTCAGCTGAACCCTGTGACCTTGAAGAAATCCAATTAGTCTCCTGCTGCCTGTCTGCCAATGCTATGAAAACCCTAG CTCAGAATCTTCACAATTTGGCCAAACTGAGCATTCTTGATTTATCTGAAAATCACCTGGAAAAGGATGGAAATGAAGCTCTACATGAACTGA TTGACAGGCTGTACATCCTGGAACAGCTGACTGTGCTCATGTTGCCCTGGTGGAGTGATGTACGAGTTAGTCTGACCAGGCTGTTGGAGCAACTGGAGGGGGCCCTGCGGCTCATCAAGCTTGGGCTGAAAAACTGGAGACTCACAGATGCAGAGATTAGAATTCTAG GtgcattctttgaaaagaaacctCTGAAAAACTTCCAGCAGCTGGATTTGGCAGGAAATTGTGTGAGCAGTGATGGATGGCTTGGCTTCATGAACGTAtttgagaatcttaagcaattagtttttttttacttcagtacTACAAGATTTTTACCTGATGCAGCATTAGTCAGAAAACTTGGCCATGTGTTATCTAAGTTAACTTTTTTGCAAGAAGGTAGGCTTGTTGGATGGCagtttgatgatgatgatattagtgTTATTAAAGGTGCTTTTAAACTAGTAACTTAA